Part of the Oncorhynchus masou masou isolate Uvic2021 chromosome 18, UVic_Omas_1.1, whole genome shotgun sequence genome, GGACCCTTGCCTTTTGGtggatccatttgtggtttcagtGTGGATGAGAAAGGAGTTTGGTTCAGTTGAATCATTGACGGTAACCTGTAGTGGACTTGTGATATTTGTTTTGTGTTTCTTCTGACCAGAGGGAGAAGGCGCTCCGTGTCACACAACTTGGGTGATCTGTTTGATCTGTTTCTTGCTTTGCTTTtaggaacagggtaccattaagTGATTTCTAGGGTAGGGTTAATTTTAGAGGTGGAGCAGATGAAGTTGAGAATTCCAGAGGTTCATAGGAGTCATTGTCAGTCCTTTTGAGTTTTGAGTCTCCACGACAGTCATGTTAGGATATATCAGTTATCCTTTTTGAGCTTTTGTGTAGAATTCACCCTGCTGTTTCAGGTGCAACGTTTATGGTCATggtgcagcagtgtgtaggagggtgATTCCAAGATGTGGGAAGTGTGCAGGAAGGCATGGAACAGAGGATTGTGTCGTTTCGGTGGATAAAGCGTGTCAACTGTAGGGGCGCCCATGTTGCTGGGGATCGGAAGTGTCCGgggcgagagaggcaggttgaagtGGCCAGAGTCAGAGTAGTGCTGAAGGTTTCGCATGCTGAGGCaatgaagaaagtagaggaggatgggtcaagggtgagggatcctttttatttttttaatatattttttcacctttatttaaccagggaggctagttctcatttacaacttagAGGATCCCAGTGAGCAGTATATTTGTGTCAGGACTGAGGGAGTTATTTATGCTTCAGTAAGGTTTGCTTCTTAGCAttcatagcaatggttatcaactgtactgcagaaaTGGAATGTAAATCACAGAACGTAGATGTGGTGGCAGCTGTAGAGAAGTATTTGGGTATACCAGATttgagttacagggtgtgttgaaGGATGGTGTCCTGTCCTTCCAGGCTGTTGGCATGGTGCAGGAGCAGATAGTGTCAAAGTAGTGGAATGTGGTAGTGGGTTTTTAATGAGTGTACGCGGCAGCTGCGGAGAAGTAACTTGGTGTACAACATTTTACTGCAGAAAATGTAATGGCGTGGTGATTTGCAATTGTTTTAATtaaatagtggtatataggtgtaGGGTTAGTCGGTGGTGcaaataataaaaatataaaacatttgtaACAGGAATAATGAAGAGAATTTAATGTAGGTAAGCCGTGACCAACCTCACACTCCACTAGCTGGCGATGTAAGCACCTTCAGGTTGGTTGCGATCCGCAAAACAAATTTAAATAATAAGACAGAAATAAATGGTAGGTTCCATATTTGGGTTATGGGTGGTTTGTATATGGATCGGCAGCCAAAACGGTACTACAGCGCCTGGATAGGATAAAGTTAAGGGCCCTGAGATTGTGTGTGGGTGCCTTCAGGACGACCTCTGTTGAGGCATTGCAGGTGGATAGTGGGGATCTGCCACTGAGGATAAGGCGGACAATCTTGCTGGGCGAGGTTGAAAGGGAGTTCAGAGGGACATCCTGCAGTCACAGCTACTGGGGAATGCTGGGAGCAAGGAGTTGGGTATTCAGAGGGAGTACGAGAAGACAATTGAGCAGAAAGTGGTAGAAtatggactgggggagagagagataaggccgGGAATTACATTGGGGAACGTTCCTCCGTGGCTGTTTCCGAAACCACGTGTGGATATGATTGAGCGTAGGAGAGAATGAGGTGAGGACGTGAGACGGTGTGTGGAGAGATACTGTACATAGATCATCAGTTTTATTTGTTTTTAAGGATATATAGAGATGGTTCAAAGGATCCAGCCTGGGGTGGGGGCAGGGGTGTATATCAAAGATTTTAATGTCAGAGTTTGTAAGCTGTTAAGTTATTATGTGTCAGTGTATGCCGGCCGAGTTGTTGGCCATGATTATAGGTTTGAGATGAGGTTTGAGGTGAATCCACTCAGTGGTGATCTACTCTGATTCAGCTGCAGTGTTGAGCAGTGTGAAGACGAGCAGGTCGGAGAGGGGATACTTGTTTGTGGAGATGATGGTGCTGTTAATGGGATTGGAGAGGATGGGAGTGGTGGTAGTCTTTGGCTGGTTTCCCGCCCATGGAGGGTAATGTGAAAGCTGATGTGGTGGCTAAGAGTAcggtgaggagagaggtggtagaTATTCAGGTACCGCAGGGAAGTCCTTGATCTGGGTAAAAGGGCTCGACCTTTGGCAAAGGTTGTGCGATGCCAGTAGTAAGGGGAGGCAATTGTACTGCGTACACCAGTCAATTAAGGAAGAGGTGGGGAGTATGGGATGTAGGAGAGAGGAAGTTGTGTGGAGTAAACTACGAATGCCACGTTATGGATGATAGGGAGACATGAAACAGGTCTGTGTGATGAGTGTTTAGTGGCGGAAACAGTGGTGCATGTGTTGAAATTTTGTGAACTGTATAACATAGTTAGGGAGAGATTGTGTGAAAGGGTTAGAAGGCTGGACAGGGTTGGGGTGGtagggtggggagagggaagTAGGTGTCTAGGGCTCTATTTCACTTTCTTAGAAGAACAGGACTAATGAAGATAATTTTATGTAGTTAGGTAGGCAGGGAAtagcctcacactccagtacagtaggtggcggtgtatGCACTTAACATTTAGATGCGACCCGCCAACCAAATCTCAAAGAAGAAGTAACGTTGTTTCTTCCTGGTTTTATTGGTAAACTCTGGAGTGGCGTTAGCACATTTTGTTTCCAAAAAAAGCCAGTTAAGTAATACCGTCCAGTTAACACTGGAAGCTCAACATGCAAGAACATCTTAAGGAAGAAGGTAAATAAAACAATAGAGCAGAATTGCAGATGCAAATAGCTAGCGCTTTATTTCCATGAATGATCTGTAGTACAATattattaaaacctcttgaatgTAATCATAAAATGTAATTTACGTAATCGCCGAAAGTCATGATTTATCATGATTACTGGTAATGCTGCGTACTCCAAGAAAGGTaaaaatctcacctttctggtcaatttaaaaaacaaaattgcTGAGGTGTAGTCACTTGTGAAGACACacgctcaagtacacagtacaaatatattttatatttctgtATGAATATGGCTTGAAATGTGCCAATTTTTGAAAGGTCTCTTGATTACATTTGCCCCAACTGCTGTGAACTTCTCACAGAGCCCTAGCTTGGCTTCCTGAACTAGTTAGGAACTCGCCTTTCATCTCATATTAATATTGTCTGTCAATGACAAAGTGTTTTTTGTTTCAAGTCTATTAATTATTTTAGATTACTGTCTATAAATCGTAGGGCTGACCCCAATTAGTTGACTGGGCGATTGTTTGGTCGTTAGGCTGTTGGTCGCCCAAGATTGTTAATTCTCGACTAAAACAAATGCATATAGTTGCGCCCATCTCAgtgaactaatccattgcggaggcctagactaaaagccAATGTATGCTTGATTCgaaaatgtggtcggaggctCCATAATTGTggaggcatgcagaggccaaatcaAGCTCTGTACTGCATCGCCAAGCACTTCCCAAATTTTGTAACAATACGGAGGGCTCtgtatagctccgcattgacCTGATTGGTTGACAGTTGGTGGGAGTGGTACATCCTGTATAATACACagactcacttccttgacaacagctctcCACTGCTCCGCGaagcgcaagaagtatgaatgccctgacttctgcatgGCCAATGTAGACGTAGTATTGACTATTCGCCCAGATGCACAATGCACTTCTCTCTCCAGAATGAGCTCTCTCTCGCCAATTTGTGCACATTTATTGTTTCATAACTTTATTGTGTTTATTGTTTGCATTTGATTGTTAGTGTATATCAATTCCCCATTCCAtatatcaccagtagtacatttaccgtTAATTCCTATCATGCATATCAATGCATTCAATATTATTATTTCAGCCTTCCCATTCTCACTGTCAGAGTGAACACATTGTTTGCAGAGTGCACAGCCTATggtacacttgtgagaaacaggttttggtttatttcattccatttatgagtaatgtaaatgtatacatACATTGTCTTTTGTTTTGGAGTGCTCCTGCCAGTGTTGAGTAAGTACATGCATGCATAAatgtaggtctataggctacctggcctgcgtgcaaatgtaggcatataaatgtaaccatttggggatctgatagtatttctgattggcttaacacaccaccactaatgacctgtcatgctctgatccagtggaatcaATGCTTGACTTGGAATGAATTAGGTTctggtactcattttgggtgctggtactgtttatatttaggtgcatgagctccacaatactttagagataatattcttaaagaggaacaggagctcaagcagtagaacatttgaaatgccggtactcagctccagtgagctcctgcccaagtcaagcacggCTTCTTATCCCTCgcgcaaatagcctacagctgtgtctgtccagaGCTCACTGGCATGGGAAACTCTGAGAGCACATAATATTTTATActatgttgcaagtttgctagcacAAGCTTCgggcctgacccaagttaatagttgatacaatgtttcaagtttgttacagacaggccatgtgtagccaatgtgatttataggacaTTTATTttaatcaggatattttctacctgcaggctgcaatgtttttatttgttggtttTATGTGGGATATTTTTACATAGTTGTCAATGGCATTAGAAGTAATGTTTTAGGTTTGTATCTTTTTcatttagatttggatagaattttgattaaccacatgacaatgtTTTTATGGTATGAAGACATCATTATAAATTAAATGCAACTGTGTCACAAAAATGTGCATAtcaaaaccataactggcacacAGATCGGTAGAAACggtaagataaattggcattcCACATGAGAAAGGTTGCCGACTCCTCGTGTAGCCTATTACGGTCAAGAATAGTTGAGTCAggtattttttcttcttctggttaTCTGGATCTCTGGTGCCCTCTTGAGGCATCAAACCGTAAGCTTAAAGCATCATACAAACTCAATGCATATTGctgatttgattaaaacacatagggtgtgtctacatatggaaaaatacatgtaTAAACATTTAGAGCAATcaattggtcgaaagaacagacgaCTTTCGGTTGACACAACATTTTTTTTAGTTGGGGACAGCCTTAGTAAATCGACCTCTGAATATGCTACAGTGACGAAACCACTCTCCTGCTGCGTTATGGTGTAAGGATTCCAGGCATATGCGTTGTTAGTAGCTGTGACGTAGGGTTCAGCCAGGAGTTGGATAGTTGAAAGAGCAAATTAAATGGTGCGAGGGACATCCCAGCTTCAAGTGGTGTCAGATTTCACATCCTGCTTCATACAGGCAGAAGAGACAAACTCCTGTGTCCATGAGACGCAGGGCTGCCGCTCAATGTGAGACATTTTGATCTACGGTGTCCACAGATAGATTTATAAGCGAAAATGTAGGTCGGAAACGGTTCCAGAACCACTCAGGTTCCCTAAACAGGGGACTTTACATCAGAGTATTTAAGGGGCAATCTGTGATTTCAATATCATTTTTTACTTTAAATTTAATAGTGCTGATTGATTAGTACGGTTCGattaatttttttaaagaaatcatGGTTTTTGatttgggttgaatgctgtaacaacaccgAATAAACAATTAATACAAGTctcatgatggtagtgactgcccattactgcttatcacttattaaccatcatttattcacattactttactcAAGTATTTCAGTTGTGCATGTTATTTATGAGTTTTGAATACCAACTGTCAATCACtttgatcatgtattttcaggtagagatacctcgcgAAACAACAGCTGCTCTCGATATCCCCTCACGATCGCGCATTCTGGTCTTTTCCGTAGAAGGCgtaaaagaaacacagacagGACAAGTAGATGCACAATGGGtaatggtcattgtagttaatttagaagaaaaagaaacgcacacctatttagaggtgctggctagcggagtagaaaacttgaaaataaaagagagccgcacactaggagctcagatgcaaaaatttaattaCCAACGTTGTCAGGGTATATATCACAGTTCGGGCTGTATCTGATTTATCTGTAGAGAAACTGAAGTGCGCACCAAAAAAACGAACGAAATGGAATTAAAATAATTGAACCGacttcttgaagaatataatgtatgcctcatgagcttagttcaactgtcgtactcCATCAGAACCCAGAATAAAAGCTTGTTTTACTagtttgtttgtaaacaatgtaattgtaaacaaataCTGTAACACATGGTTAAAGCGTATTTTGTCATGGGTGGTCAGGCCTTGTATCCATAGCTCTGTtcatgaatttgagagtggttacatttctccagcagtGGGGTGACTGCAGATTGCCTCTggaaaaatacaataaatattattttacattttttttcaaaGCCTTGTTTGACAACAAGAAAATCGATCAAAGATGGCTCATTATTATGAAATGATCTTCATATAAGTATTTTCTATCTGAATTTGTGTTTCTGTAGATGGACCTCTTCCACCGTCGTCTTTGCGTCTTTTTGTTCCTCCACTGCGTCTGGCGTCTGCAGCTCTGTGGCAAGTTGTTCAGCGGAGAGACATAATGGACTATGGCTTGGTGGAGGAGTTTGTCACCACTGTGTTGGAGGTAGTTCCTGATCTGATGAGTTACAGGGAGCGAGTCCAACTCATCATGGGGCTGCGGGCACAGGTGAGAGATGGCATGGatggaaaaggagaggagggatgggacaCTTGTTCAAGTACAGGGGGGACACTTGTTCAAGTACAGGGGGTGAGGTCACAAActacatacagggccttcagaaagtattcattccTCTTAacttactccacattttgttgttacagcctgaattcaaagtgaatgaaatagatttttttctcacccatctacacattaGGGTTGGGAGGTATTCAGTTGCTCATATTGgcaccaggtagcctagtggttagagcgttggactagtaaccgaaaggttgaaagatcgaatccccaagctgacaaggtataaatctctctaactgcccctgaacaaggccgttaacccactgttcctaggccgtcattgaaaataagaatttgttcttaactgacttgcctagttaaataaaggtaaaatacatttttaaaataaataaatctcacCCTGGGATTTACAGTATTACTGGCTTAGTACACAAGGGGGCGCCAAAAATGCAAAAACGACATTGGGGGtctattaccagaatgctaacagaATGAGCACTAGTAATAGCGAATTTCCTGGGaggctgctagctaaatatgctaacAAGCTCAAAAGAAAATAAACAAATTGAAATGACAGGCAATCCAGCTCTTAAagttatacatatatacagtaccagtcaaatgtttggacacacttactcattccagggtgtttctttatttgtactattatctacattgtagaataatagtgaagacggggtgaaataacatatggaatatTGTAGTAacaaataaagtgttaaacagtatttattttatatttgagattcagctttgcacactcttggcattctctcaaccagcttcatgaggcagtcatctggaatgcatttaaattaacaggtgtgccttgttaaaagttaatttgtggaatttcttttctccttaatgcgtttgagacaattatttgtgttgtgacaaggtaaggatggtatacagaagatagccctatttggtaaaagaccaagtccatattatggcaagaacagctcaaataagcaaaaataaATTACAGTCCCTCATTACTTTTAGAcatgtcagtcaatccggaaaatgtcaagaactttgaatggttcttcaagtgcagttgcaaaaaccatcaagcgctattatgaaactggctctcatgagaaccgccacaggaaaggaagacccagagttacctctgctgcagaggaaaatTCATTAGTTGCCTGCACATCAGATTGGTGCAGGcaactttggtctgatgagttcagatttttgattccaacctcCTTGTCaatgtgagacgcagagtaggtgaacagatgatctccgcatgtgtggttcccaccgtgaagcatggaggaggtgtgatggtgtgggggagctttactggtgacactgtctgtgatttatttagaattcaaggcacacttattttgaattcaggacacattctgcagtgatacgtcatcccatctggttttgggcttagtgggactctaatttgtttttcaacacgacaatgacccaaaacacacctctaggctgtgtaaggcctatttgacaaagaaggagagtgatggagagctgcatcagatgacctggcttccacaatcacctgacctcaacccaattgagatggtttgggatgagttggaccgcagagtgaaggaaaagcagccagcaagtgctcagcatatgtgggatctccttcaagactgttggaaaagtattccaggtgaaaatggttgagagaaagccttgcacacttttggcagtcttcaaggcaaagggtggctactttgaagaatctaagatgatataaaatatattttgatttgtttaagaaATTAACACATCCCATAGTCTCTTGCAGGTTGGTGTAAATAATAATTCATTGTATTTTTTTACTCCATCAGCTGGTTCTGGAGTTGTGTCGCACAGATCACCTAGCTGACCCCGACACCATCCAGCCACACCTGAACAGGCTTAGATCCTGTGTCATCACTCATAGGGAAAAGGAGGCGAGTGCTGCTACTCAGTGAAATATCAAGACTGATAACTTTGCTGTTGTTTAACGTTGGCTAGTTAAATTGACTGACTGTTCAATGCTTTCTGTAGATTCCTGATCCAGAGGTGGAGGCATCAGAATCCAACTTCCTGAAGCTGATTCAAAGCCTGCTAGAAGACCCAATTGGGAGAGAACACTTCTTCCAGGTTAGTGTTGTCACTGACTGTGTAGCTGATCAATTATTCATGACATTTTTCTTTAGAAGGTTACCAAAATGTgaaaggtatgaatactttcacaTGCATTGTAGATC contains:
- the LOC135504828 gene encoding uncharacterized protein LOC135504828 isoform X4 yields the protein MQEHLKEEDGPLPPSSLRLFVPPLRLASAALWQVVQRRDIMDYGLVEEFVTTVLEVVPDLMSYRERVQLIMGLRAQLVLELCRTDHLADPDTIQPHLNRLRSCVITHREKEIPDPEVEASESNFLKLIQSLLEDPIGREHFFQNVYSEEFGLKYDSALQSLVWEFLSRLEKLLPTPTLQQTASWFLPDPSILEDCVQFVCHPEPLKTLLQYQNNTYEYVDTNDKTV
- the LOC135504828 gene encoding uncharacterized protein LOC135504828 isoform X3 translates to MQEHLKEEDGPLPPSSLRLFVPPLRLASAALWQVVQRRDIMDYGLVEEFVTTVLEVVPDLMSYRERVQLIMGLRAQLVLELCRTDHLADPDTIQPHLNRLRSCVITHREKEIPDPEVEASESNFLKLIQSLLEDPIGREHFFQNVYSEEFGLKYDSALQSLVWEFLSRLEKLLPTPTLQQTASWFLPDPSILEDCVQFVCHPEPLKTLLQYQNNTYEYVDTNEHMKAGGSF